One stretch of Tribolium castaneum strain GA2 chromosome 5, icTriCast1.1, whole genome shotgun sequence DNA includes these proteins:
- the Cda8 gene encoding chitin deacetylase 8 precursor, with protein MKASVLVLLFSASIFAHSSASPAENCLVDKCKIEDNCRCSSAINPINDAENFAPQLIAITVSESVVQTLYENYLKPLFFDRKNPDGGPIGLTFYVPHEYTDYSLVQDLYVRGYEIGDHSITKEPNQTYWREATSDDLIDEFKGQKIIISTFANIPYEDIVGVRTPQLQLEGDITFSAYEQSDLGYDNSWPTYAQERILPYTLTYASTQKCTVTIKCPEEQHSGFWVAPITNIKGVNGTECNSLATCLVQGSADEIADWLFDQVKLYRDNNRAPMTLRLDSYWFLFTENSYEGFTKFLDKIAQESDVFLVSVQDILEWIKNPVGYKDYKTPVHDDRTADCLSVNCKLKNINNEDRYMKSCVPCPEVYPWKGNPLGQG; from the exons ATGAAGGCGTCAGTATTAGTTCTGCTTTTTTCTGCCTCAATTTTTGCCCATTCTTCGGCAAGTCCAGCAGAAAACTGTCTAGTAGACAAATGTAAAATTGAAGATAACTGTCGCTGTTCCAGTGCAATAAATCCTATAAATGACGCGGAGAATTTCGCTCCCCAG cttATAGCAATAACCGTCAGTGAATCGGTTGTGCAAACGTTGTACGAGAATTACCTCAAACCTTTGTTCTTTGATAGAAAAAATCCAGACGGTGGCCCTATAGGGCTCACGTTTTATGTGCCTCACGAATACACTGACTATTCCTTGGTTCAAGATTTATACGTTCGTGGCTATGAAATTGGGGATCACTCTATAAC GAAGGAACCCAACCAAACATACTGGCGCGAGGCAACATCTGACGATCTAATAGATGAGTTTAAgggacaaaaaataattatttcgacCTTTGCTAACATTCCATATGAAGATATCGTCGGGGTTAGAACACCCCAACTTCAGTTAGAAGGGGATATAACTTTCAGTGCTTACGAACAGTCTGATCTCGGCTATGACAATTCTTGGCCAACATACGCACAAGAACGTATTCTACCATACACACTGACGTATGCTTCGACACAAAAATGCACAGTGACTATCAAATGTCCAGAAGAACAACATTCTGGTTTTTGGGTGGCACCAATTACGAACATAAAAGGTGTCAATGGAACGGAATGTAATTCGCTAGCAACTTGTCTCGTACA GGGTTCTGCTGACGAAATTGCGGATTGGTTGTTTGATCAAGTCAAGCTTTATCGAGACAATAATCGCGCACCTATGACGCTGCGACTGGACTCCTACTGGTTCCTCTTCACAGAAAATAGTTACGAAGGATTCACcaaatttttagacaaaattgCACAAGAATCCGATGTGTTTTTGGTGTCTGTTCAAGACATTCTCGAATGGATTAAAAATCCTGTAGGATATAAGGACTACAAGACTCCTGTTCACGACGACAGGACTGCAGATTGCTTATCGGTTAATTGcaaactcaaaaatattaataacgaAGATAGGTACATGAAAAGCTGTGTGCCTTGCCCTGAAGTTTATCCCTGGAAGGGCAACCCTCTTGGCCAAGGGTAA
- the Cda7 gene encoding chitin deacetylase 7 precursor, whose protein sequence is MKIIIFLVCAVCFVGGLPSLKNASICKSTYCKVEDDCRCSSTTNPINNVEDPAPQLIAITVSESIVTTLYHNYLEHLLFGRTNPDGYPIGATFYVNHEYTDYELVQKLYLRGYEIGVHSITKNSSQEYWRHASFNDLIEEFGGQRQIISHFANIPAEDIRGGRTPQLQFEGDLTINAYKQVGLRYDNSWPTSSNKLILPYTLDYLSTQECLVTINCPKESHEHFWIAPITNIRGVNNVECNSLVTCLVQGTAEEIADWLINEVDRVTAQNRAPLVLRLDSYWFEFTDNSLEGFTLFLNEMSKRSDVFFVSVQDIIDWIKNPVSVTKYVTPIHKRSAECTPVNCALRFLDGSERYMNSCVRCPRTYPWKGNPLGE, encoded by the exons atgaaaataataatttttctcgtCTGTGCTGTTTGCTTTGTTGGGGGACTTCCCTCCCTTAAAAATGCAAGCATTTGTAAAAGCACATACTGCAAAGTTGAAGACGATTGTCGCTGTTCTTCTACAACTAACCCAATCAACAACGTCGAAGATCCTGCTCCACAA ctAATTGCTATAACAGTGAGTGAATCTATTGTTACAACACTCTATCATAACTATTTAGAACATCTGCTCTTTGGGCGCACAAATCCCGATGGATACCCGATCGGGGCAACGTTTTACGTCAACCACGAGTACACAGATTATGAATTAGTGCAAAAACTGTATCTTCGTGGTTACGAAATTGGTGTCCATTCAATAAC aaaaaactcTTCTCAAGAGTACTGGCGGCACGCGTCTTTTAATGACCTTATTGAGGAGTTCGGTGGCCAGCGGCAAATTATATCGCACTTTGCTAACATTCCAGCTGAGGATATTCGAGGTGGTAGAACACCACAATTGCAATTTGAAGGAGACTTAACAATAAACGCATATAAACAAGTTGGACTTAGATATGATAATTCCTGGCCTACAAGTTCTAACAAACTTATTCTTCCCTACACGCTAGACTACCTGTCTACTCAAGAATGTTTAGTTACGATTAATTGCCCAAAGGAGTCACACGAGCATTTTTGGATAGCTCCTATCACCAATATTAGAGGTGTCAACAACGTCGAATGTAACTCTCTGGTAACCTGTTTAGTTCA AGGAACCGCTGAAGAAATTGCCGATTGGTTAATTAACGAAGTTGACCGAGTAACAGCACAAAATCGGGCACCCTTAGTTTTGCGGCTAGACTCGTATTGGTTTGAATTTACCGATAACAGTTTGGAAggttttactttatttttaaacgagaTGTCAAAAAGAAGTGATGTCTTCTTTGTATCGGTCCAAGATATTATTGATTGGATCAAGAACCCAGTTTCCGTTACAAAATACGTTACCCCAATACACAAAAGATCTGCAGAGTGCACTCCTGTTAATTGTGCTCTCAGGTTTTTGGATGGGAGCGAAAGGTACATGAATTCTTGTGTTCGGTGTCCACGAACGTATCCCTGGAAAGGGAATCCATTGGGAGAATAA
- the Cda6 gene encoding chitin deacetylase 6 precursor, which translates to MKTTTVILLCTWAVLAQSMSIKDAEKCSDEKCKIGDNCRCSSTKSPLDGDAPQLITLTFDEAVVNNIFTDVWKPLLFDRKNPDGNPISATFFVPHEYTDYRRVQELYVQGFEIGVNSITKNSTAEYWLKASEDVLREEFEGQRILMSHFANIPIEDIVGARTPQLQLQGDASVNAYVASGVAYDSSWTSRSTSMMFPYTLDYLSTQECRTGTTCPKDPHAGFWVAPIINIQGNSTDGILECNSLNTCNFHGTAEEIAQWLLSQIERERSTTKAPLSLMVPSSWFRFTDNSYEGFKTFLDELAKLNDVFLVSLKQVIDWTKNPVSASDFKTDVPERTADCDNPRNCPLRNTNGDLRYMMSCVECPEVYPWLGNPLGQAETTTPAPTTAEPTTPTPEETTTPEAF; encoded by the exons ATGAAAACTACAACGGTTATCCTGTTATGTACTTGGGCCGTTTTGGCTCAGTCCATGTCCATAAAAGACGCTGAAAAATGTTCAGATGAAAAGTGCAAAATTGGAGATAACTGCCGTTGTTCTTCAACAAAATCGCCTCTCGATGGAGACGCACCACAG CTGATCACTCTGACTTTTGACGAAGCCGTGGTCAATAACATTTTCACCGATGTTTGGAAACCACTGCTGTTTGACCGGAAAAATCCCGATGGCAATCCCATCAGTGCGACTTTTTTTGTACCACATGAGTATACCGATTATAGGAGAGTCCAAGAACTGTACGTTCAAGGGTTTGAAATCGGCGTAAACTCCATAAC CAAGAACAGCACGGCAGAGTACTGGTTGAAAGCTTCAGAGGACGTGTTAAGGGAAGAATTTGAGGGTCAGCGCATTCTCATGTCCCACTTTGCCAACATTCCCATTGAGGATATTGTGGGCGCTAGAACGCCCCAACTTCAACTGCAAGGTGACGCTTCAGTCAATGCGTACGTTGCCTCTGGAGTAGCATACGACAGCTCATGGACGTCCAGAAGCACGTCTATGATGTTCCCGTATACGCTTGACTACCTCTCCACACAAGAGTGCCGAACGGGTACCACATGCCCAAAAGACCCCCATGCCGGTTTTTGGGTTGCCCCAATAATTAACATTCAAGGAAATAGCACGGATGGCATCCTTGAATGCAACTCTCTAAATACTTGTAACTTCCA CGGGACAGCTGAGGAAATTGCCCAGTGGCTGCTATCTCAAATAGAACGTGAACGTTCCACTACAAAAGCCCCGTTATCACTGATGGTGCCTTCGTCGTGGTTTCGTTTCACCGATAACAGTTATGAAGGATTCAAAACATTCTTAGATGAGTTGGCTAAACTCAACGATGTGTTCCTCGTAAGTCTGAAACAAGTGATCGACTGGACCAAAAACCCTGTGTCCGCGAGCGATTTTAAAACTGACGTTCCGGAAAGAACCGCAGATTGTGATAACCCAAGGAACTGTCCACTTCGAAATACCAACGGCGATCTCAGATACATGATGTCGTGTGTAGAATGCCCGGAAGTGTACCCATGGCTGGGTAATCCCTTAGGACAAGCTGAAACCACCACTCCTGCACCTACAACCGCAGAACCTACAACCCCGACACCTGAGGAAACTACAACTCCTGAAGCTTTTTAG